A window of Ignicoccus hospitalis KIN4/I contains these coding sequences:
- a CDS encoding 30S ribosomal protein S4e — protein sequence MARVGGGKRHLKRLAAPAFWPIHRKEAVWAVKPRPGPHPIEESIPLLILVRDVLGYAETSREARKLIAEGRIKVDGRVRKDYKFPVGAMDVIEIVGADEYYRMIPYPVKYLVPMRIDAEEAKKKICRIENKVTVKGGHVQLNLHDGRNVLIRVEDPRNPVEAQEYKTLGGLLITVPEQEILDYVPFEEGVIAIVKSGRNVGRVGRIEEIVKGMGRKKTLVKMRDVHDEVFYTVAEYVFPIGKEEPLIKLPEGAWK from the coding sequence GTGGCAAGGGTAGGTGGAGGTAAAAGGCACCTAAAGAGGCTCGCCGCCCCGGCCTTCTGGCCCATTCATAGAAAGGAGGCCGTCTGGGCGGTAAAGCCCCGGCCGGGTCCCCACCCCATAGAGGAGAGCATACCGCTACTGATACTCGTCAGGGACGTGCTCGGATACGCCGAGACCTCTAGGGAAGCGAGGAAGTTGATAGCAGAGGGCAGAATAAAGGTTGATGGAAGAGTAAGGAAGGACTACAAGTTCCCCGTAGGCGCCATGGACGTAATAGAGATCGTAGGGGCCGACGAGTACTACCGCATGATCCCGTACCCAGTCAAGTACCTAGTACCCATGAGGATAGATGCAGAAGAGGCCAAGAAGAAGATCTGTAGAATAGAAAACAAGGTGACAGTTAAGGGCGGTCACGTCCAGTTGAACTTACACGACGGCAGGAACGTGTTGATAAGGGTAGAAGACCCGCGCAACCCCGTAGAGGCCCAAGAGTACAAGACCTTGGGCGGCTTACTCATAACGGTGCCCGAGCAAGAGATCTTGGACTACGTCCCCTTCGAGGAGGGAGTAATCGCAATAGTGAAGTCTGGGAGGAACGTAGGAAGGGTCGGGAGGATAGAGGAAATCGTGAAAGGGATGGGACGGAAGAAGACTCTAGTTAAGATGAGGGACGTACACGACGAAGTGTTTTACACCGTCGCTGAGTACGTATTCCCAATAGGGAAGGAAGAGCCCTTGATAAAGTTGCCGGAGGGTGCTTGGAAATGA
- the rplX gene encoding 50S ribosomal protein L24 gives MPIPKSKKPSKQRKFLYNAPLHLRHKFMNAPLSKELREKYGVKRLPVRKGDTVKIVRGKFRGHEGTVAKVDLKKARIYVDGATIENSRGEQRFYPIHPSKVIITKLGEVDKVRQKIIERRKKEVK, from the coding sequence GTGCCTATCCCCAAGTCCAAGAAGCCCAGCAAGCAGAGGAAGTTCCTCTACAACGCTCCCTTGCACTTGAGGCATAAGTTCATGAACGCCCCCCTCAGCAAGGAGCTGAGGGAGAAGTACGGCGTCAAGAGGTTGCCGGTGAGAAAGGGCGACACCGTAAAGATCGTCAGAGGGAAGTTCAGGGGCCACGAAGGAACGGTCGCCAAGGTAGACCTAAAGAAAGCGAGGATATACGTAGACGGCGCAACGATAGAGAACTCGAGGGGCGAGCAGAGGTTCTACCCCATCCACCCTTCGAAAGTGATTATAACCAAGCTAGGTGAGGTCGACAAGGTAAGGCAAAAGATAATAGAGAGGAGGAAGAAGGAGGTGAAGTAA
- a CDS encoding 50S ribosomal protein L5 codes for MSAELEVKRLEVPLPPERVEEILKRWEQQPMLKPRLAKVTVNIALGESGERLEKAYNLLEELTGQRPVKRKAKKTIRQFGIRRGENIAVMVTLRGQRAVEFLKKALEAVGWKIKASSFDEFGNVGFGIREHIQIPGTRYDPRVGIFGMDVILTIERPGYRVARRRRARSKIPRRHRVTKEESMVFLAKEFGVKIEG; via the coding sequence ATGAGCGCGGAGTTGGAAGTTAAGCGCTTAGAGGTTCCCCTCCCTCCCGAAAGGGTTGAAGAGATACTGAAGAGGTGGGAACAACAGCCTATGCTGAAGCCCAGGTTAGCCAAAGTGACGGTCAACATCGCCCTGGGCGAGAGCGGCGAACGCTTAGAGAAGGCCTACAACTTGCTAGAGGAGCTAACCGGCCAGAGGCCGGTTAAGCGCAAAGCCAAGAAGACCATAAGGCAATTCGGAATAAGGAGAGGGGAGAACATAGCAGTCATGGTTACCTTGAGGGGACAAAGAGCTGTGGAATTCCTAAAGAAGGCCTTAGAGGCTGTCGGGTGGAAGATCAAAGCCTCCAGCTTCGACGAGTTCGGCAACGTAGGCTTCGGCATAAGGGAGCACATACAGATACCCGGCACGCGCTACGACCCCAGAGTAGGTATATTCGGCATGGACGTGATTCTGACAATAGAAAGACCCGGCTACAGGGTGGCCAGGAGGAGGAGGGCTAGGTCCAAGATCCCCCGGAGGCACAGGGTCACCAAAGAGGAGAGTATGGTATTCTTGGCCAAGGAGTTCGGCGTAAAGATCGAGGGTTAA
- a CDS encoding CBS domain-containing protein, translated as MRVLDLVGREIVWCPPNSTLKEVVHKMRAHNVGSVLILNGDELVGIFTERDLVRAFDEGAKPEDLVSDFMTRNPIVVNPEESLESALQKMLAHGIRHLPVVSPEGRVLGVVSLRDVVEALLAQQTPI; from the coding sequence TTGAGGGTCTTGGACCTCGTAGGGAGAGAGATAGTTTGGTGTCCTCCTAATAGCACCTTAAAAGAGGTCGTACACAAGATGAGGGCTCACAACGTCGGCAGCGTCTTGATACTTAACGGCGACGAGCTCGTGGGCATTTTCACCGAAAGGGACCTAGTAAGGGCCTTCGACGAGGGGGCTAAGCCCGAAGACCTTGTCAGCGACTTCATGACGCGTAACCCTATAGTTGTGAACCCGGAGGAAAGCTTGGAGAGCGCACTACAGAAAATGTTGGCACACGGGATTAGGCACTTGCCCGTAGTGTCGCCAGAAGGCAGAGTCCTAGGAGTGGTGAGCTTGAGAGACGTAGTAGAGGCCTTACTGGCGCAGCAAACGCCTATCTGA
- a CDS encoding 30S ribosomal protein S8, with amino-acid sequence MVMLDTLANALTTIYNNEVRGNKEAIIMPASKLIANVLRIMQKEGYVGEFEYIDDGRWGKIRVRLLGRINKCGAIKPRVSVSYRDLLVLPEHLRRFLPSKDVGILIISTSQGLMTHKEAIQKRVGGIAIAYVY; translated from the coding sequence ATGGTGATGCTCGACACTCTCGCGAACGCCCTCACCACAATATACAACAACGAAGTTAGGGGCAACAAAGAAGCAATAATAATGCCCGCTTCCAAGTTGATCGCCAACGTACTAAGGATAATGCAGAAGGAAGGCTACGTGGGCGAGTTCGAATACATAGACGACGGACGGTGGGGCAAGATAAGGGTGAGGCTGCTGGGCAGGATTAACAAGTGTGGCGCAATAAAGCCCAGGGTGTCCGTGAGCTACAGAGACCTACTGGTCTTGCCGGAGCACTTGAGGAGGTTCTTGCCGTCCAAGGACGTGGGCATTCTGATAATAAGCACCTCCCAAGGACTGATGACCCATAAGGAGGCCATACAGAAGAGGGTAGGCGGAATAGCTATCGCATACGTCTATTAA
- a CDS encoding 30S ribosomal protein S14, protein MAKFRPPKYRRFGRGARRCQRCGSQDAVITKYGLYLCRQCFREVAPTLGFKKYR, encoded by the coding sequence ATGGCCAAGTTTAGGCCTCCCAAGTATAGGAGGTTTGGGCGTGGAGCAAGGAGATGTCAGAGGTGCGGTAGCCAAGACGCCGTCATAACTAAGTACGGATTGTACCTCTGTAGGCAATGCTTCCGAGAGGTAGCTCCTACTCTAGGCTTTAAGAAGTACAGGTGA
- a CDS encoding 50S ribosomal protein L14: MVKASANKSRRKVVTGLQVGSYVKVTDNSGAKVAMIIGVPGYHGRLRRIPPAGVGDMVVVTVKKGTPEMRHQVVRAIVVRQRKPFRRPDGTWVAFEDNAVVIVSEDGTPRGSEIRGPVAREAVERWPRIGNVASIVV, encoded by the coding sequence ATGGTAAAGGCGTCAGCGAACAAGTCGCGTAGAAAGGTAGTAACCGGCCTCCAAGTGGGCAGCTACGTGAAGGTTACGGACAACAGCGGGGCAAAGGTCGCCATGATTATCGGCGTGCCCGGCTACCACGGCAGGCTAAGGAGGATTCCTCCGGCGGGCGTGGGCGACATGGTGGTAGTGACTGTAAAGAAGGGAACGCCCGAAATGAGGCACCAGGTAGTTAGAGCGATAGTCGTTAGGCAGAGGAAGCCTTTCAGAAGGCCCGACGGCACTTGGGTTGCTTTCGAGGACAACGCGGTGGTCATCGTAAGCGAAGACGGCACGCCGAGGGGGTCGGAGATAAGGGGACCGGTCGCCCGCGAAGCGGTGGAAAGGTGGCCCAGGATAGGCAACGTGGCCAGCATAGTCGTGTGA
- a CDS encoding 30S ribosomal protein S17 — MGAEALSVNFRHVGVRGVKPPIGTCNDPECPWHGHLKVRGTILEGVVVKKKMNKAVVVRHEYLYYNRKYQRYERRKSNIHARLPPCLADEIKEGDVVVIGETRPLAKSISFVVLGKKAGGEE, encoded by the coding sequence GTGGGAGCGGAGGCCTTGTCGGTAAACTTCAGGCACGTGGGAGTAAGGGGGGTCAAGCCCCCGATCGGTACGTGCAACGACCCCGAGTGTCCTTGGCACGGACATCTAAAGGTAAGGGGCACCATTTTGGAGGGTGTAGTAGTCAAGAAGAAGATGAATAAGGCTGTGGTAGTACGCCACGAGTACTTGTACTACAACAGGAAGTACCAGAGGTACGAGAGGAGGAAGAGTAACATCCACGCCCGCTTGCCGCCCTGCCTCGCGGACGAGATAAAGGAAGGCGACGTCGTAGTTATTGGAGAGACGCGTCCCCTGGCTAAGAGTATAAGCTTCGTAGTCCTCGGCAAGAAGGCAGGGGGTGAAGAGTAA